In the genome of Streptomyces globosus, one region contains:
- a CDS encoding ABC transporter permease — MRDTTSVEDSMTDTQTAGAPSAGTAASGPAGGKKDEKPERIASLWSDAWRDLRSNPIFLIGAFLVFCMLVLSAVPGWFTSGTPFAANACTLQNSLKPPTGENWFGFDVQGCDIYTRTIWAARNSVIVGVVTTTLVLTVGGALGLLAGWLGGLVDSILSRITEIFFAIPLLLGGMLIMSGREGNAWTVSAVLATLGWPQIFRIMRSSVLQHKNNDYVVAARALGASTMRITLRHILPNAVAPVIVIGAISLGVYIGAEAALSYLGIGVQPPEISWGLMISDAKDRFLQAPHVLLFPAAALSITVLAFIMVGDAVRDALDPKLR, encoded by the coding sequence CCCCTCCGCGGGCACCGCCGCCAGCGGCCCCGCGGGCGGGAAGAAGGACGAGAAGCCGGAGCGGATCGCCAGCCTCTGGTCCGACGCCTGGCGCGACCTGCGCAGCAACCCGATCTTCCTGATCGGCGCCTTCCTCGTCTTCTGCATGCTCGTGCTCTCCGCCGTGCCCGGCTGGTTCACCTCCGGCACCCCGTTCGCGGCGAACGCCTGCACCCTGCAGAACTCCCTGAAGCCGCCGACCGGCGAGAACTGGTTCGGCTTCGACGTCCAGGGCTGCGACATCTACACCCGCACCATCTGGGCCGCCCGCAACTCCGTCATCGTCGGTGTCGTGACCACCACCCTGGTCCTCACCGTCGGCGGCGCGCTCGGCCTGCTCGCCGGCTGGCTCGGCGGCCTCGTGGACAGCATCCTGTCCCGCATCACCGAGATCTTCTTCGCGATCCCGCTCCTCCTCGGCGGCATGCTGATCATGTCCGGCCGCGAGGGCAACGCCTGGACGGTCTCGGCGGTCCTCGCCACCCTGGGCTGGCCGCAGATCTTCCGCATCATGCGGTCGTCGGTGCTGCAGCACAAGAACAACGACTACGTCGTGGCGGCCCGCGCCCTCGGCGCGAGCACCATGCGCATCACGCTGCGGCACATCCTCCCGAACGCGGTGGCCCCCGTCATCGTGATCGGCGCGATCAGCCTCGGCGTGTACATCGGCGCGGAGGCGGCCCTGTCCTACCTCGGCATCGGCGTCCAGCCCCCGGAGATCTCCTGGGGCCTGATGATCAGCGACGCCAAGGACCGCTTCCTGCAGGCCCCGCACGTCCTGCTGTTCCCGGCCGCCGCCCTGAGCATCACCGTGCTCGCGTTCATCATGGTCGGCGACGCGGTCCGCGACGCCCTCGACCCGAAGCTGCGCTGA
- a CDS encoding ABC transporter ATP-binding protein: MTSNDKTTNVPAPRAASEGTPLLEVRDLHVEFHTRDGVAKAVNGVSYSVDAGETLAVLGESGSGKSVTAQAIMGILDMPPGKIPSGEILFRGQDLLKLPADEYRKIRGSKIAMIFQDALSSLNPVHTVGAQLGEMFRVHRGMSKKDSLAKAVELMDRVKIPAAKARVGDYPHQFSGGMRQRIMIAMAMALEPDLIIADEPTTALDVTVQAQVMDLLAELQREMNMGLILITHDLGVVADVADKIAVMYGGRIVETAPVHEIYKRPAHPYTRGLLDSIPRLDLKGQELYAIKGLPPNLLNIPSGCAFNPRCPKAQDVCRTDVPVLHRVTEQDGTELPGRGSACHFWKEQIHG; encoded by the coding sequence TTGACCAGCAACGACAAGACCACGAACGTCCCGGCGCCGCGCGCCGCGAGCGAGGGCACCCCCCTCCTCGAAGTGCGCGACCTGCACGTTGAGTTCCACACCCGCGACGGCGTCGCCAAGGCCGTCAACGGAGTCTCCTACTCCGTGGACGCCGGCGAGACCCTCGCCGTCCTCGGCGAGTCCGGCTCCGGCAAGTCCGTGACGGCGCAGGCCATCATGGGCATCCTCGACATGCCGCCCGGCAAGATCCCCTCCGGCGAGATCCTCTTCCGGGGCCAGGACCTGCTGAAGCTCCCGGCGGACGAGTACCGCAAGATCCGCGGCTCGAAGATCGCGATGATCTTCCAGGACGCGCTCTCCTCGCTGAACCCGGTGCACACCGTCGGCGCCCAGCTCGGGGAGATGTTCCGCGTCCACCGCGGCATGTCGAAGAAGGACTCGCTCGCCAAGGCCGTCGAACTGATGGACCGGGTGAAGATCCCCGCCGCCAAGGCGCGCGTGGGCGACTACCCGCACCAGTTCTCCGGCGGCATGCGCCAGCGCATCATGATCGCCATGGCGATGGCCCTGGAGCCCGACCTGATCATCGCCGACGAGCCGACCACGGCCCTCGACGTGACGGTCCAGGCCCAGGTCATGGACCTCCTCGCGGAACTCCAGCGCGAGATGAACATGGGCCTGATCCTGATCACCCACGACCTCGGCGTCGTCGCCGACGTCGCGGACAAGATCGCCGTCATGTACGGCGGCCGGATCGTCGAGACCGCCCCGGTCCACGAGATCTACAAGCGCCCCGCGCACCCGTACACCCGCGGCCTGCTCGACTCGATCCCGCGCCTGGACCTCAAGGGCCAGGAGCTGTACGCGATCAAGGGCCTGCCGCCCAACCTGCTGAACATCCCCTCGGGCTGCGCCTTCAACCCGCGCTGCCCGAAGGCGCAGGACGTCTGCCGCACCGACGTTCCGGTCCTGCACCGGGTGACCGAGCAGGACGGCACCGAGCTGCCGGGCCGCGGCAGCGCGTGCCACTTCTGGAAGGAGCAGATCCATGGCTGA
- a CDS encoding ABC transporter ATP-binding protein, translated as MADLTKGEREPILQVRNLVKHFPLTQGILFKKQVGAVKAVDGVSFDLYQGETLGIVGESGCGKSTVAKLLMSLERATSGEVFYKGQDITKLSGRALKAVRRNIQMVFQDPYTSLNPRMTVGDIIGEPFEIHPEVAPKGDRRRKVQELLDVVGLNPEYINRYPHQFSGGQRQRIGIARGLALNPEIIICDEPVSALDVSVQAQVVNLMEKLQDEFNLSYVFIAHDLSIVRHISDRVGVMYLGKMAEIGTDNEIYDHPTHPYTQALLSAVPVPDPEAREGRERIILTGDVPSPANPPSGCRFRTRCWKAQDICSTEQPLLAVPERYQGQNTLAAHESACHFAEERAVLAV; from the coding sequence ATGGCTGACCTCACCAAGGGCGAGCGCGAGCCGATCCTCCAGGTGCGCAACCTGGTCAAGCACTTCCCGCTGACCCAGGGCATCCTCTTCAAGAAGCAGGTCGGCGCGGTCAAGGCCGTCGACGGCGTCTCCTTCGACCTCTACCAGGGCGAGACCCTGGGCATCGTCGGCGAGTCCGGCTGCGGCAAGTCCACCGTCGCCAAGCTGCTGATGAGCCTGGAGCGCGCCACCTCCGGCGAGGTGTTCTACAAGGGCCAGGACATCACCAAGCTGTCCGGCCGCGCCCTCAAGGCCGTCCGCCGCAACATCCAGATGGTCTTCCAGGACCCGTACACCTCGCTGAACCCGCGCATGACGGTCGGCGACATCATCGGGGAGCCCTTCGAGATCCACCCCGAGGTGGCCCCGAAGGGCGACCGGCGCCGCAAGGTCCAGGAACTCCTGGACGTCGTCGGTCTGAACCCCGAGTACATCAACCGCTACCCGCACCAGTTCTCCGGCGGCCAGCGCCAGCGCATCGGCATCGCCCGCGGCCTCGCGCTCAACCCGGAGATCATCATCTGCGACGAGCCGGTCTCCGCGCTCGACGTGTCGGTGCAGGCGCAGGTCGTCAACCTGATGGAGAAGCTCCAGGACGAGTTCAACCTGTCGTACGTGTTCATCGCGCACGACCTGTCGATCGTCCGGCACATCTCCGACCGCGTCGGCGTGATGTACCTCGGCAAGATGGCCGAGATCGGCACCGACAACGAGATCTACGACCACCCGACGCACCCCTACACCCAGGCGCTGCTGTCGGCGGTCCCGGTCCCGGACCCGGAGGCCCGCGAAGGCCGCGAGCGGATCATCCTGACCGGCGACGTCCCGTCCCCGGCCAACCCGCCGTCGGGCTGCCGCTTCCGCACCCGCTGCTGGAAGGCGCAGGACATCTGCTCCACCGAGCAGCCGCTGCTCGCCGTCCCCGAGCGCTACCAGGGCCAGAACACCCTCGCGGCGCACGAGTCGGCCTGCCACTTCGCGGAGGAGCGGGCGGTCCTCGCCGTCTGA
- a CDS encoding GNAT family N-acetyltransferase, producing the protein MTDVITVRPTGPGDAADICALLNAVDEIEIGRPETDLASVEADLNHPGVDLSTDSWLAFQDGRLVGYGMVWADSGPGRADCDHYVLPGRDAAATALFERIEDRAREMAAGAPQGRLRLQLNRAPTLDLGLLAGRGYRTIRHYQVMTRALDPAADLPPAPPAGLTLRHCGSDPADPARAHALVEESFAAHFGHVDRPYENWLDHIDGRRLDWSLVWIASLPGHGDAAVLLTRDDRASMAWVSHLGVRKEVRGRGIGGYLLRHAFAAYAARGRDTLGLGVDTRNATGALGLYEAHGMRLHYAVDTWELPLHPLG; encoded by the coding sequence ATGACCGACGTGATCACCGTGCGCCCCACCGGACCGGGGGACGCGGCCGACATCTGCGCCCTGCTCAATGCCGTCGACGAGATCGAGATAGGCAGGCCCGAGACCGACCTGGCCTCCGTCGAAGCCGACCTCAACCATCCCGGCGTGGACCTCTCCACGGACTCCTGGCTCGCCTTCCAGGACGGCCGGCTCGTCGGATACGGCATGGTCTGGGCCGACTCCGGGCCCGGGCGCGCGGACTGCGACCACTACGTGCTGCCCGGCCGCGACGCAGCGGCCACCGCCCTCTTCGAGCGGATCGAGGACCGCGCCCGCGAGATGGCCGCCGGGGCCCCGCAGGGCCGGCTGCGGCTCCAGCTCAACCGCGCCCCCACCCTGGACCTCGGCCTGCTGGCCGGCCGCGGCTACCGCACGATCCGCCACTACCAGGTGATGACCCGCGCCCTCGACCCGGCCGCCGACCTGCCGCCCGCCCCGCCCGCAGGGCTCACCCTGCGGCACTGCGGCAGCGACCCGGCCGACCCGGCCCGCGCCCACGCCCTCGTCGAGGAGTCTTTCGCCGCCCACTTCGGGCATGTGGACCGCCCGTACGAGAACTGGCTCGACCACATCGACGGCCGCCGCCTCGACTGGTCCCTGGTGTGGATCGCGAGCCTGCCCGGCCACGGCGACGCCGCCGTCCTCCTCACCCGCGACGACCGCGCGAGCATGGCCTGGGTCAGCCACCTCGGCGTCCGCAAGGAGGTGCGCGGCCGCGGCATCGGCGGGTACCTGCTGCGCCACGCCTTCGCGGCCTACGCGGCCCGCGGCCGGGACACCCTCGGCCTCGGCGTCGACACCCGCAACGCGACCGGGGCGCTCGGCCTGTACGAGGCCCACGGCATGCGGCTGCACTACGCGGTGGACACCTGGGAGCTGCCCTTGCACCCGCTCGGGTGA
- a CDS encoding peptide ABC transporter substrate-binding protein has translation MRGATHARWAAAAVAVALAATACGGGSDSGGEAGIVSSSWGDPQNPLEPANTNEVQGGKVLDMLFRGLVRYDPATGEAQNMLAERIETQDSQNFTVTLKDGWTFSNGEPVTAQSFVDAWNYGADVRNKQNNAPFFSDIAGYDDVHPSSGDPTATAMKGLVVKDAKTFTVALDKKFSTWPDTLGYQAFSPLPKAFFTDHAAWLDKPVGNGPYTVDSYTKGTGMKLRRWDGYPGEDKAVNDGVDLKVYTDNNTAYTDLISGNLDLVDDIPAQQLKNVKNDLGDRYINQPALIIQTLTFPLYDPQWSKPGMEKVRRGISMAINRDEITRQIFRETRTPAKDWTSPALGEKGGFNPALCGDACTYDPAAAKQLIQEGGGLPGGKVTLTSNVDTGSHRDWMDAVCNSINNALGEGPVCTVNPVGTFADFRNQQSSYKLTGPFRSGWQADYPLIQNFLQPLYYTGASSNYGKFSDPQFDKLVDEANQEADPAQAIAKFQDAEKILAAQMPSIPLWYQNGSAGYAERLSDVALNQFSVPVYNRIKVS, from the coding sequence ATGCGCGGAGCCACGCACGCCAGGTGGGCCGCAGCCGCGGTGGCCGTCGCCCTCGCGGCGACGGCCTGCGGCGGCGGCAGCGACAGCGGCGGCGAGGCGGGCATCGTCAGCTCCTCGTGGGGTGATCCGCAGAACCCGCTGGAGCCGGCCAACACCAACGAGGTGCAGGGCGGCAAGGTCCTCGACATGCTCTTCCGCGGGCTCGTGCGCTACGACCCGGCGACCGGCGAGGCGCAGAACATGCTGGCCGAGCGGATCGAGACGCAGGACAGCCAGAACTTCACCGTCACCCTGAAGGACGGCTGGACCTTCAGCAACGGCGAGCCCGTCACCGCCCAGTCCTTCGTGGACGCCTGGAACTACGGGGCGGACGTCCGCAACAAGCAGAACAACGCCCCGTTCTTCTCGGACATCGCCGGCTACGACGACGTCCACCCCTCCTCCGGCGACCCCACCGCCACGGCGATGAAGGGGCTGGTCGTCAAGGACGCCAAGACCTTCACCGTCGCGCTGGACAAGAAGTTCTCCACCTGGCCCGACACCCTCGGCTACCAGGCCTTCTCCCCGCTGCCGAAGGCCTTCTTCACCGACCACGCCGCATGGCTGGACAAGCCCGTCGGCAACGGCCCGTACACGGTGGACTCCTACACCAAGGGCACCGGGATGAAGCTGCGCCGGTGGGACGGCTACCCCGGCGAGGACAAGGCCGTCAACGACGGCGTCGACCTCAAGGTCTACACCGACAACAACACCGCCTACACGGACCTGATCTCCGGCAACCTCGACCTCGTCGACGACATCCCCGCCCAGCAGCTGAAGAACGTCAAGAACGACCTCGGCGACCGGTACATCAACCAGCCCGCCCTGATCATCCAGACCCTCACCTTCCCGCTGTACGACCCGCAGTGGAGCAAGCCCGGCATGGAGAAGGTCCGCCGCGGCATCTCCATGGCCATCAACCGCGACGAGATCACCCGGCAGATCTTCCGGGAGACCCGCACCCCCGCCAAGGACTGGACCTCCCCCGCCCTCGGCGAGAAGGGCGGCTTCAACCCGGCCCTGTGCGGCGACGCCTGCACCTACGACCCGGCCGCGGCCAAGCAGCTGATCCAGGAGGGCGGCGGCCTGCCCGGCGGCAAGGTCACCCTCACGTCGAACGTGGACACCGGATCGCACCGCGACTGGATGGACGCCGTCTGCAACAGCATCAACAACGCCCTCGGCGAGGGCCCCGTGTGCACGGTCAACCCGGTCGGCACGTTCGCCGACTTCCGCAACCAGCAGAGCTCCTACAAGCTGACGGGCCCCTTCCGCTCGGGCTGGCAGGCGGACTACCCGCTGATCCAGAACTTCCTCCAGCCGCTCTACTACACGGGCGCCTCCTCCAACTACGGCAAGTTCAGCGACCCGCAGTTCGACAAGCTGGTCGACGAGGCCAACCAGGAGGCCGACCCGGCGCAGGCCATCGCCAAGTTCCAGGACGCGGAGAAGATCCTCGCCGCGCAGATGCCGTCCATCCCGCTCTGGTACCAGAACGGCAGCGCCGGGTACGCCGAGCGCCTCTCGGACGTCGCGCTCAACCAGTTCAGCGTCCCCGTCTACAACCGGATCAAGGTCAGCTGA
- a CDS encoding ABC transporter permease, translated as MGRYVIRRLLQMIPVFIGSTFLIFIMVYALGDPVAALFGDKAPDPATAARIRKDLYLDRPLWEQYLHYMGQIFQGDFGTAFNGQPVTELMASAFPVTLRLTLVAITIEIVVGITLGVVSGLRRGRTIDTTLLVLTLVVISVPTFVTGYLLQYLLGVKWGWVRPTVSPDAPLNELILPGIVLALVSLAYVTRLSRTSIAENTKADYVRTAVAKGLPRHRVITRHLLRNSLIPVVTFIGTDIGALMGGAIVTERIFNIHGVGYQLYQGILRNNSPTVVGFVTILVIVFLLANLLVDLLYAVLDPRIRYA; from the coding sequence ATGGGACGTTACGTGATCCGGCGGCTGCTCCAGATGATCCCGGTGTTCATCGGCAGCACGTTCCTGATCTTCATCATGGTGTACGCGCTCGGCGACCCGGTCGCCGCGCTGTTCGGCGACAAGGCCCCCGACCCGGCGACCGCCGCCCGCATCCGCAAGGACCTCTACCTCGACCGGCCGCTGTGGGAGCAGTACCTGCACTACATGGGCCAGATCTTCCAGGGCGACTTCGGCACCGCCTTCAACGGCCAGCCGGTCACCGAGCTGATGGCCTCGGCGTTCCCCGTCACCCTGCGCCTGACGCTCGTCGCCATCACGATCGAGATCGTCGTCGGCATCACCCTCGGCGTGGTCAGCGGACTGCGCCGGGGCCGGACCATCGACACCACCCTGCTGGTCCTGACCCTCGTCGTCATCTCCGTGCCGACCTTCGTCACCGGCTACCTGCTGCAGTACCTGCTGGGCGTCAAATGGGGCTGGGTCCGGCCCACCGTCTCCCCGGACGCCCCCCTGAACGAGCTGATCCTGCCCGGCATCGTCCTCGCGCTCGTCTCCCTCGCCTACGTCACCCGCCTCTCGCGCACCTCCATCGCCGAGAACACGAAGGCCGACTACGTCCGCACCGCCGTGGCCAAGGGCCTGCCCCGCCACCGGGTCATCACCCGCCACCTGCTGCGCAACTCGCTCATCCCCGTCGTCACCTTCATCGGCACCGACATCGGCGCCCTCATGGGCGGCGCGATCGTCACCGAACGGATCTTCAACATCCACGGCGTCGGCTACCAGCTCTACCAGGGCATCCTGCGCAACAACTCCCCGACCGTCGTCGGCTTCGTCACCATCCTCGTCATCGTCTTCCTGCTGGCGAACCTGCTCGTCGACCTGCTCTACGCGGTCCTGGACCCGAGGATCCGCTATGCCTGA
- a CDS encoding ABC transporter permease has product MPEPYDPLQPGDKEAIAPTGAGGAMDLALEEAESLEKPLGGGPGSPGPGTKARSLWSDAWHQLRRNPVFVVSALLIAFLVVIAIWPQLIASGDPLQCDLSKSQQGSAPGHPFGYDTQGCDVYTRTVYGARASITVGVCATLGAALLGSLLGGLAGFFGGWGDATLSRVADIFFGIPVILGGLVFLSVVTSTTVWPVVGFIVLLGWPQIARIARGSVITAKQNDYVQAARALGAGNTRLLLRHVAPNAVAPVIVVATIALGTYIALEATLSFLGVGLRPPTVSWGIDISNAASQIRNAPHMLLWPAGALSITVLAFIMLGDAVRDALDPKLR; this is encoded by the coding sequence ATGCCTGAGCCGTACGACCCGCTGCAGCCCGGCGACAAGGAAGCCATCGCACCCACCGGAGCGGGCGGCGCCATGGACCTGGCCCTCGAAGAAGCGGAAAGCCTGGAGAAGCCCCTCGGAGGCGGCCCCGGCTCACCCGGACCCGGCACGAAGGCCCGCTCCCTGTGGTCCGACGCCTGGCACCAGCTGCGCCGCAACCCCGTCTTCGTCGTCTCCGCCCTGCTGATCGCCTTCCTCGTCGTCATCGCGATCTGGCCGCAGCTCATCGCGAGCGGCGACCCCCTGCAGTGCGACCTGTCCAAATCGCAGCAGGGATCCGCCCCCGGCCACCCCTTCGGCTACGACACCCAGGGCTGCGACGTCTACACCCGGACCGTGTACGGCGCCCGCGCCTCCATCACCGTCGGCGTCTGCGCCACCCTCGGCGCCGCCCTGCTCGGCTCGCTGCTCGGCGGCCTCGCCGGCTTCTTCGGAGGCTGGGGCGACGCGACGCTCTCCCGCGTCGCCGACATCTTCTTCGGCATCCCCGTCATCCTCGGCGGCCTGGTCTTCCTGTCCGTGGTCACCAGCACCACCGTCTGGCCGGTCGTCGGCTTCATCGTGCTCCTCGGCTGGCCGCAGATCGCCCGCATCGCCCGCGGCTCCGTCATCACCGCCAAACAGAACGACTACGTCCAGGCCGCCAGGGCGCTCGGCGCCGGCAACACCCGGCTGCTGCTGCGGCACGTCGCACCCAACGCCGTTGCGCCCGTCATCGTCGTCGCCACCATCGCGCTCGGCACGTACATCGCCCTGGAGGCCACCCTGTCCTTCCTCGGCGTGGGCCTGCGCCCGCCGACCGTCTCCTGGGGCATCGACATCTCCAACGCGGCCTCGCAGATCCGCAACGCCCCGCACATGCTGCTCTGGCCGGCCGGCGCGCTCAGCATCACCGTCCTGGCGTTCATCATGCTCGGCGACGCGGTGCGCGACGCCCTCGACCCCAAGCTGCGCTGA
- a CDS encoding ABC transporter ATP-binding protein produces MLLEVRDLHVEFRTRDGVAKAVNGVNYSVDEGETLAVLGESGSGKSVTAQAVMGILDVPPGRIAGGEILFQGRDLLRMKEDERRRVRGARMAMIFQDALSALNPVLTVGAQLGEMFEVHRGMSRKDSRARAVELMDRVRIPAARQRAGDYPHQFSGGMRQRIMIAMALALEPSLIIADEPTTALDVTVQAQVMDLLAELQRELNMGLILITHDLGVVADVADKIAVMYAGRIVEAAPVHELYRAPAHPYTRGLLDSIPRLDQMGQELYAIKGLPPNLTAIPPGCAFNPRCPMAQAICRTDVPPLYPVTGTPARRTSACHFWKECLGG; encoded by the coding sequence ATGCTGCTCGAAGTCCGCGACCTCCACGTGGAGTTCCGCACCCGCGACGGCGTCGCCAAGGCCGTCAACGGCGTGAACTACTCCGTCGACGAAGGGGAGACGCTCGCCGTGCTCGGCGAGTCCGGCTCCGGGAAGTCCGTGACCGCCCAGGCGGTCATGGGCATCCTCGACGTGCCGCCCGGCCGCATCGCAGGCGGCGAGATCCTCTTCCAGGGCCGCGACCTGCTGCGGATGAAGGAGGACGAGCGGCGCCGGGTCCGCGGCGCCAGGATGGCGATGATCTTCCAGGACGCGCTGTCCGCGCTGAACCCGGTCCTCACCGTGGGCGCGCAGCTCGGCGAGATGTTCGAGGTGCACCGCGGGATGTCCCGCAAGGACTCCCGGGCGCGCGCCGTGGAGCTGATGGACCGGGTGCGGATCCCGGCGGCCCGGCAGCGCGCGGGGGACTACCCGCACCAGTTCTCCGGCGGCATGCGCCAGCGCATCATGATCGCGATGGCCCTCGCCCTGGAGCCCTCCCTGATCATCGCGGACGAGCCGACGACCGCCCTGGACGTGACGGTCCAGGCCCAGGTCATGGACCTCCTCGCGGAGCTGCAGCGCGAGCTGAACATGGGCCTGATCCTGATCACCCACGACCTCGGCGTCGTCGCCGACGTCGCGGACAAGATCGCTGTCATGTACGCGGGCCGGATCGTCGAGGCGGCACCCGTCCACGAGCTGTACCGGGCGCCCGCGCACCCGTACACGCGCGGCCTGCTCGACTCCATCCCGCGCCTGGACCAGATGGGCCAGGAGCTGTACGCCATCAAGGGCCTGCCGCCCAACCTCACGGCCATCCCGCCCGGCTGCGCCTTCAACCCGCGCTGCCCCATGGCCCAGGCGATCTGCCGCACCGACGTCCCGCCGCTGTACCCGGTCACCGGTACGCCCGCGCGCCGGACGAGCGCCTGCCACTTCTGGAAGGAGTGCCTCGGTGGCTGA
- a CDS encoding ABC transporter ATP-binding protein, whose product MAEPILEVRDLVKHYPLTRGILFKKQIGAVKAVDGVSFGLARGETLGIVGESGCGKSTVARMLVNLERPTAGAISYKGEDITKLSGRALKAVRRNIQMVFQDPYTSLNPRMTVGDIIGEPFEIHPEAAPKGDRRRRVQELLDVVGLNPEYVNRYPHQFSGGQRQRIGIARGLALRPEVIVADEPVSALDVSVQAQVVNLLERLQDEFDLSYVFIAHDLSIVRHISDRVGVMYLGRVVETGTDAEIYDHPTHPYTQALLSAVPVPDPQARAHRERIILTGDVPSPANPPSGCRFRTRCWKAQQRCADEVPLLAVPQAFPEGPAAHPSACHFAAEKHVVPAEGELPPPPPPPGPLHGG is encoded by the coding sequence GTGGCTGAGCCGATCCTGGAGGTCCGCGACCTCGTCAAGCACTACCCGCTGACCCGCGGCATCCTCTTCAAGAAGCAGATCGGCGCGGTCAAGGCGGTCGACGGGGTCTCCTTCGGCCTGGCCCGCGGCGAGACCCTCGGCATCGTCGGCGAGTCCGGCTGCGGCAAGTCGACCGTCGCGCGGATGCTGGTCAACCTGGAGCGCCCGACGGCCGGCGCGATCTCGTACAAGGGCGAGGACATCACGAAGCTGTCCGGCCGGGCGCTCAAAGCCGTCCGCCGCAACATCCAGATGGTCTTCCAGGACCCGTACACCTCGCTGAACCCGCGCATGACGGTTGGCGACATCATCGGGGAGCCCTTCGAGATCCACCCCGAGGCGGCCCCCAAGGGCGACCGGCGCCGCAGGGTGCAGGAGCTGCTGGACGTCGTCGGGCTCAACCCCGAGTACGTCAACCGCTACCCGCACCAGTTCTCCGGCGGCCAGCGCCAGCGCATCGGCATCGCCCGCGGCCTCGCCCTGCGGCCGGAGGTGATCGTGGCCGACGAGCCGGTCTCCGCGCTCGACGTGTCGGTGCAGGCGCAGGTCGTCAACCTGCTGGAGCGGCTCCAGGACGAGTTCGACCTGAGCTACGTCTTCATCGCGCACGACCTGTCGATCGTCCGCCACATCTCCGACCGCGTCGGCGTGATGTACCTGGGGCGGGTCGTGGAGACCGGGACGGACGCGGAGATCTACGACCACCCGACGCACCCGTACACGCAGGCGCTGCTGTCGGCCGTCCCGGTGCCGGACCCGCAGGCCCGCGCGCACCGGGAGCGGATCATCCTCACCGGGGACGTGCCCTCGCCGGCGAACCCGCCGTCGGGCTGCCGCTTCCGCACCCGCTGCTGGAAGGCGCAGCAGCGGTGCGCCGACGAGGTGCCGCTGCTGGCGGTGCCGCAGGCCTTCCCCGAGGGGCCGGCGGCGCACCCGTCGGCCTGTCACTTCGCCGCCGAGAAGCACGTCGTGCCGGCGGAGGGCGAGCTGCCCCCGCCCCCGCCGCCGCCGGGGCCGCTGCACGGCGGCTAG
- the mshB gene encoding N-acetyl-1-D-myo-inositol-2-amino-2-deoxy-alpha-D-glucopyranoside deacetylase, producing the protein MNGLPARRLLLVHAHPDDESINNGLTMAKYAAEGAHVALVTCTLGEEGEVIPPSLAHLAADRDDALGAHRTGELAAAMAELGVTDHRFLGGPGRFRDSGMMGLPQNSRPGSFWSADVDEAAAHLVEVIRELRPQVLVTYDPDGGYGHPDHIQAHRVAMRAAELAAEGAYRRDLGEPHRIGKVYWNRVPRSAVEEGFARLREAGEKVPFPGVASPEDVPGVVPDERITAEITADERFVAAKAAAMRAHATQIAVDGPFFALSNDLAQPLFAQEFYELVQGAPGAGPGGREHDLFAGVEA; encoded by the coding sequence ATGAACGGTCTTCCCGCCCGTCGTCTGCTCCTCGTGCACGCACACCCGGACGACGAGTCGATCAACAACGGCCTCACCATGGCCAAGTACGCGGCCGAGGGTGCCCACGTCGCTCTGGTGACCTGCACCCTCGGAGAGGAGGGGGAGGTCATCCCGCCCTCCCTCGCCCACCTGGCGGCCGACCGCGACGACGCCCTGGGCGCCCACCGCACCGGCGAACTCGCCGCCGCGATGGCCGAACTGGGCGTCACCGACCACCGGTTCCTCGGCGGCCCCGGCCGCTTCCGCGACTCCGGGATGATGGGCCTGCCCCAGAACAGCCGGCCCGGCTCCTTCTGGTCCGCGGACGTGGACGAGGCCGCCGCACACCTCGTCGAGGTCATCCGGGAGCTGCGCCCGCAGGTCCTCGTCACCTACGACCCGGACGGCGGGTACGGCCACCCGGACCACATCCAGGCCCACCGCGTCGCCATGCGCGCCGCCGAACTCGCCGCCGAGGGCGCGTACCGGCGCGACCTGGGCGAGCCGCACCGGATCGGGAAGGTCTACTGGAACCGGGTGCCGCGCTCCGCGGTCGAGGAAGGCTTCGCGCGGCTGCGGGAGGCGGGGGAGAAGGTGCCGTTCCCCGGAGTGGCCTCGCCCGAGGACGTCCCCGGCGTCGTGCCCGACGAGCGCATCACCGCCGAAATCACCGCGGACGAGCGCTTCGTCGCCGCCAAGGCGGCCGCGATGCGCGCGCACGCCACCCAGATCGCCGTGGACGGCCCCTTCTTCGCGCTCTCCAACGACCTGGCGCAGCCGCTGTTCGCGCAGGAGTTCTACGAGCTGGTGCAGGGCGCCCCGGGCGCCGGCCCCGGCGGGCGCGAGCACGACCTCTTCGCGGGAGTCGAGGCGTGA